The following is a genomic window from Parabacteroides johnsonii DSM 18315.
AAGGTTTTGCTCCGTCGAACGACAAACAATATAACTGGTTTCTGAAAGCGGAAAACAACTGGAACCAGGTTTGCAATACCGGTTTGGTATATGGAGCCCTTGCCCTTTTGGACTCGGATGGCAAGGAGGCGGCTGCTGTCATCGAACGGGCTATGTCGTCTGTCCCCCTGTCGATGAAAGTGTATGCCCCTGACGGCAACTATCCGGAAGGATATAATTATTGGGGATATGGGACGAGTTTCAACGTGATGTTGATCGCTGCGCTGGAATCGGCTCTCGGTTCGGACGGTGGGCTGAGTACGGTGGAGGGCTTTATGCCTTCGGCCCGCTTCATGCAGTATATGGCGGGGACGACCGGTCTTGCCTTCAATTTCAGTGATGCACGCGAAACGACTCAATCTTTTCCAGCCATGTTTTGGTATGCATCCAAATTGGGCGATCCTTCCTTGCTCTGGAACGAAAAAATATTCCTGACACGCGAGGATACGCATTTTACTGCGGAGGAAGAGCGTTTCTTGCCGATTATCCTGATCTATGGTTCCCGTTTCGATATGAAAGAAGTGACGCCGCCTGTCTCGAAAATCTGGACTGGACATGGAAAAGTGCCTGTAGCCCTGATCCGTACCGGATGGGACAAAGGAGAAGGTTTTTATGTCGGGATAAAAGGAGGAACGGCTTCGGCCAACCATGCCCATATGGATGCCGGCTCATTTGTGTTCGAAGCTCTGGGAGTACGCTGGGCGCAAGATTTGGGTATGCAGGAGTATTATTCGCTGGAAAAGGAGGGGGTGCGTTTGTGGAACGGTAATCAGGACGGGCAACGTTGGGATGTCTTCCGCTATAATAACTTTGTACATAATACGTTGACGGTGAACGGAGAGAAACACCAGGTAAAAGGAACGGTCCCGATCCTTGCTACCTATACGAAAGATGCACGGTTAGGGGCCAGTTTGGATATGACTTCACTGTTCGGCGGTAGTCTGAAAAAAGCGACACGCGAGGTCGTGCTTGTGAAGGAGCGGTATTTGCAGGTAACGGATCAGGTGCAGGCTGCCGGCAAACCGGCTTCCGTCCGGTGGACAATGGTCACATCCGCCACTCCTAAGTTGCTCGATCCTCACACGATGGAGTTGACGAAAGAAGGTAAGAAATTACATGTGATTATCGACAGCCCTTCGGCTGCTATATTTTCGGTGGTCGATAATGTTCCGTCTCACAGCTACGATGCTCCGAATCCCGGTTCCGTCCGGATTGTTTTTGATGCTGATGTGAAAGCCGGTCGGAAAGAAACTTTGAAAGTGCGTCTGGTTCCGGTTGTGGAATAATATATGAATGTACCGATATGCCGGGGTACGACAATACCGGTGAATGGGCATATCGGTATGCTTCAATTCCTGTTTGTTATTTACCGAAATCCCAGTTCCTGATGATTTGCAATATTTCCTCTTTCATCTCCTTCGTTATGTTGTTTTGTGTACTGGGCTGGAAGGCGAGAAACCTTTTGGCAGCCTTATGGAATTTGTCCGGATGTGAAAAAGAGGGGTGCGTATACAGTTTGGCGAGCAAGAAGTAGGTATATCCGTGTTCTGGCAGGATTCGACTGATTTCCAGTAGGTAACTTTCTGCTTTCCGGTATTGCTTGATCGCCTCTTCGTTTTCTGCAATTGCATAGTACAGTTCGGGAGCCGCACTTAGCTTTAAAGCCCTGTCCAACCACTTGATGGCAATATCGTGCTGCCCGGTCTTATAGAAACATTCTGCTCCTTCGTATAGGAAATCTGTCCGGTGGTATAACTGGACAAATAGGTCGGTATATCGGCTGGCTGCTTGTTCGTATGCCTGATCGTGATATAATTCCTGAAGCGTCTTCCATTCCTTATAGCTATAGTAGGTATCTTTCTGTCCATAGAAAAGAATGCAGGTGAGGGCGGCAGCGATGGCGCTGATATACGGGATGCTCCTCTGTGCCCGTTGCTTGTCGTGCTTCGGATTGGTCACACATATGACAGTCAGGAATAAGAGCAGGACCCAATAGGTCGGGAGTTGGAGCGGATAGGAATAAAGGGCGAAGATTCCGAGCGCCAGAATTCCGCCGGATGCTCCTATTTGTCTGTGTCTGATACCGTAATAGAGAGAAAATGCCAACCAAAAGATAAAGAGTAGCAAGCCTGTAATACCTAACTCAAGTCCTATCTGCAGATATTCGTTGTATGCATACCGGGGACAGGTTGCGGTCTGTTTTTCTTTGGAAGAGGCGGTAGCGGTTTCGAAATAGGCGGATTGTCCCTTTGCGTATGTGGCAGGAAAGCCGCCTATGCCCGTGCCGGTTACCGGATGTTCCATGATGGCCTGCGTCGTGATATTCCAGATCAAAAGCCGGCGGTCTCCAGCCTGGGCTTTTTGGATATTTCCGACTAGGATGATTGCCGCGATGATAACAAACAGGATAATCGAAGAGATGGCGAACAGTTGGATATGTTTCTGTATGGCTTCTTTCGTCTGTTTCCATCCGATCATCTTCATCCAGCAAACCCAGATCCCGGAAAGGATGGCAGCCATCCATACGGGTTGGTCGGTTTTGAAGAGTAAGGCCGTGATAATCAAAGTAGCTCCGAGAATAGAAAAATAGAACAGGAAGGTACGGGATTCCCACAAAGCGACTTTGTCACAATTCTTAAAACGGAGTAACGTATTCAGGCAGACCGGGAAAATGACCGCGATATAGCCGTAGAAAGGTTCCGGTTTCAGCGATGTTTCAAGCAGTCTGAAGACCGGATGGGTGATGGGAGCAGGATCGATAGAATGGCTGATCCCCCAGATGGCTGGAACGATTCCGGTGAATATGATGATCGTAATGAAAAACGGGCGTAATTCCTGGTGTGCCTGTAAAGCGCCTCTGAGCATAAACCAGAGGGCGACTAGCTGGGCGATGAAAAGGAAACGTTCCGGTTGAAGATTCTCGTCTTTGTCGTAAGAAACCAGTACGATACCGAATAGGAGCAACAATAAGGCGTCCGGTAATGAAAAGATAAAACGGCTTTTCCTTGTTGTAAATTCCATAAGTAGAACCCCACCGGCTAATAAGAGAGATGTGAAATGAAACCAGCAAACTTTTCCGGACAGCGTGCTGTCTGCTAATTCCGGATTCATGGCGAAGATTATACACAATAGTAACATTCCACTCGTTGCGAGTAAAAGTAATCTCAGATAACTAAAAAAATTATTCATAATTATATTTATTAAAATGTGAAAAAAACTCTGCGTTCTGTGGGTTGAGAGGCAGAGACCTTCTCACAGCTTATCTGTCAGGCATTGCCAAATAGATGGCAAGGAAATGGACCGATGCAAGTATACCCTATTTAAACAGAAAGAGAAGCCTGTGTGTTTTCCTTTTGGAAAGAAAGATTGGAACAGGCCTAAAGAGGTTGCAAAAGTAGATTTTGCTTTATTGAAGAGCAGATGTTAGAGTTGACATTTTGTTGACAATGTACAAACGGCGGGCATACAAAATATTTTAACGAGAAACGATAATCTCTATTTGAGTGGTAGGAGTTAAGGTTCGGGTTGTTTTTTCAATGTGAAAAGAGGCAGATAGAGGAAGATCCCCAAGATGGACATGGCGAGCCCGCCGATAGTACCGGCGGCCAGTGGAAACCAAAATGCTTCCTTATCCGGGCCTAACATGAACGGAATGAAACCTAAGATGGTCGAAACGACTGTGAGGAAAATGGGGGTGATCTTCGCATTCCAGGCTTTCAGATATGCCTTGTAGGGCGACATTAGCGGCTTACGCTGCCGGATTTGGTTGTATTCATTCAAAATGTAGATACTTGCGTTTACAGTTATACCGCACAGCAGGACGAAGGAGGCAAATCCTCCTTGGTCGAAATTCAGTTTGAACCAATAGAACGTGAGGAATACGCCGATGTAGGAGATCGGTATCACAAAGATAACGGCCAACGGCTGTTTCAGCGAATTGAACAGGATGCTGGTGGTAAAGAAGATAATGACGATGATCAGCAATAACAGAAGATATTGTTTATTGTCCTTCTTGTCCCAGTACCAGTAAGCGCTGTCCGACTTGGCTGTATATCCCATCGGCAGTATGGCGTTGATTTCTTTCAGGTCGCGTTCCTGTATCTTGTTTCCTTGGTTAGAAGCCCCGATATACTCGTATTGCAGGCAGAGGCGATATTGCTGGTTTACCTTGCAGACTTTTTGCGGCATCTGTCCTTTTTCGACACTGGCAAGCTCTGCTAACTTGTAAGGCTTGCCGTCGATCGTCTGTGGGACATACTGCATGCTCCATACATCGTATTCCTGTGACTGGCGGGAGGAGAGTTTCAGCTTCTCCGTCTCTTCATTGACGACGATCGTCCCGGTATAAATGTCTTTCCCGAAAACGGGGTTGATGGAGGCGAACAGGTCGATCGGCTGTATGTCTTCCTGGGCCAGCCGGGCTTTGTTGAGATTGAAGTAGAACTCCTGATAGTCGTCTTTCCACCATGAGAACTCCGAATTGATCAGCACCTCTTTGATGCGGCGGTGGGTGAGCAACTTGGCTTTCAGCCGTTCGGCCCATTCGTACAGCTCGTCGTAGTTGTAACCGTACATCTCGATGCGGAAAGAGCCGGCTCCTTCGCGTACATCGTTGCTGAATCCCTGGTCTTGCAAGCCGTAGACTTGCCAGCTGCCACCCCCTAACTCGAGCGCTTTGCTGATAATCTTGCTTTTCAGGGTGTATGGGAAACCGCTCCGTTCGCTCTCTTTCGTGAAGTAGATACGGATACCGGCTTGACGTGCACTGTAGACATTGGTCTGGAATTGCCGTATCTCTTTGAAGGTGCTGAGATAGGCCTCCATTCGTCCCATCAGGGTATTCATTTGTGACAAGGTCGTCCCATTCGGGAGCGATGCGCTGACAGACAGAACTGTTTCTTCGTTGCGGGTGAAGTAGCTTCCTTCATATACTTTCTGGACAAACAGGCGCAGGGTTCCGCCTAACGCCTTATCGACGATGGGTTTGATTTTTTCCTTATACGTCTCGTTAGAGGCGAATTTATTATATTTCTCGATCAGCAGGGAATCTGTTGCCGTGTAGACCTTCTTCTTGTCTTTCGTGTCGTATTCGATTTTCTCCGGTAACAGGAAAACCGGAATGCCGAATGCTAACAGTAAAATGAAACATGCCAGTTTCTTCCATCCGCAGAGGAAGTTGATTTGCCATTGATAGTACCGGTTGTAGTAGACGGGGAAACGCTTGAGAAAATGGTTCGTCCTTTTCCTGATCCGATTTCTCCATGTAGGCCCGGTCTCTTCTCCGGATGTTTTCTTTTTCCCGCTTTTTTTCCATTCCAGGTTCATCTTATCGATCAGGGCGGGAACCAGGAAAAGCGCGATTAACAGGGAAACTCCTAAATTGATGATGACGACAGCTGCAAAATCCTGTAAGTTGAGGCGTATTTTTTCATCTAAGAAGAAGATGATGACCAGTGCACCCATCGTTGTCAAGGTCGCTGCGAGTATGGACAGGATGGCCTTCCGGTTGTGTCGGTTTCGGATATGCTCCGTCATAACGATTGTGTTGTCGATCACCAGGCTAAGCGAGATTGTGACGCCGGCCAGCGAATAAAGCTGCATTTCCAACCCTAGCAGATAGTAAAGGATGACTGCTATACAGAGGTTGATCGAAAGACTGATGACAATCAGAAACAGATATTTTAGTTCGCGTGTGATCAGCAAGACGAACATCAGCAGGATCAGGACGGTGAGCCCTGTACGGACATAAATTTTGTTCAGCTCGTCCCGGATGAATTCGGTAGCGTCATAGCTGGTATGTATTTCATAGCCGGGAGGAAGCAAGGTGCGGATATGTTCCATTTCGGCTTTTACTAGTTTGGCAAGTTCCAGCTGGTTCGCTGTCTCCTCGGCGCGGATGGACAGGTAGATGGAATTCAAACCGTTGATACGGTAATAACTCTGCGGAGCCTCTTCCTGGCGGGTGACTTTTAGCAGTTGGTCCAGGCGGATCAGCTTGCCGTCTTTGTTCAGGACGGTTATAAGCGATGGGTTGAATCCATCTGTTTCGTTTTCAGGAACCAAAGCGAGACGTATCCACTGGCTGTTTTGTCCTCCTTCGCGCGAAGTTGCCAACTGAGTTTCCACGTTCCCGGTCCCTAAGAATTCTTTTTGATAATACTGGCTGATCGCTTTCTGTATATCCGGGATGCTGATACCTAACGTTGCCAGCTGACGGCTGTCATATTCCAGTCGCCATTCCATCGGGGTGGCGCCGCTGACATCGATGCGGTAGATGCCGGGAATCCCGCTTAGGCGGGGTTTTATCTGATCTTCGGCAAAGCGTTGAATGAATATGGGAGTGGCTGCCGCATTCAGTGTGTAGCTCATGAAGGGCCGTGCTTCCTTATCGTCCGGCCGGCTCATTTCCAGAACCGGATAGCTCAGTCCGTCCGGCAAGCTGGGCCATGTCTGCCGGATGATGGTAGATGCTTCGAAACGGGCGGCGTCGATATTGGTATGCTTGTCCAACTCGAGCGTGACATATCCCCATCCGTTGCCGGAGGTGGAATTGATCTCCTTGATCCCTTTGATGCGTGCTAACATTGCTTCGAGCCGTGAGGTTACTTCCATCTCTATCACGCGTGCCGAATTGCCTGGCATGTTATAGCTGATAGTCAGCTGCGGCAGCGTGCGCGACGGCGATAGCTTGATCGGTAGCAGCGGTATGAAAGCGATTCCCGCCAGCGCCACGCAAAGGAAGGTGACGATGATGGTGAAAGAGGATATTTTAGGAGATGCACTCATTATTCATTCTTTGTTACAATCCGTACTTATACTCGAACTCGTTCGAAAGAGAAATCCCCGTTTCGAAGTCATGCAACGTCAATTTTCGGATCTTATAATAACTTAGCCAGTAGTTCTGCAAAGCCGAAATATAGTTTCGCTGCGCCTCCTGCTGGCGGTTTAGCGACAGGGTAAGACTGTTGATATCTGCTTTTCCGATCATAAAGCGCTGCTTGGTTTCACTATAGGCTGTCTCTGCCAGGTCTACTGCTTCTTCGGCGCTTCCGATCAGGGCCTGCTGGATATTGAAATCGCCGACTGTCATAATCACGTCTTCTTCGACTGTCAATTCTTTTTGTTTGGCAGATGTTTCTGTGACAAGCAGGTTATTCTTGGCGACATTATGCTTCCCTTTTCGTACGCCCCAGTCCACCAACGGGATCGAAACGGACAAAGAGACGATTTCCTGCTGTTGCAGATTTTTGTAGGCGTCCTGTATGTTCTTGGACACCTGGTTGAACCCGATGCTGGCATTGATCTGAGCGTTGAACATCGCTTCTTTCTTAGTCTTGTCTACCTGCTGCTGAGCCTCTAATATTTGCTGGCGCAGTTCCAGGAAGGTCGGATTATTTGCACGTGCCAGTTCGAGCGCCTTGTCGACAGAGATTTCCATATCGCGTGGACGGCTCGGGAGGCGCAGGCGTATTTCCGTATTCTTGTCGAAGTTCAGGTAAGAGGCGAGGCTGAACATGGCACGTTTCAGGGCGATTTCCGCATTTTTCAATGTGTTGCGTGCGTTTACTGCATCCAATTTCAGTGTCAGCAAGTCTGCCTGGCTGATAGAAGCGATCTTATGCCGTTCCTGCCCTGTCCGGTATAGCGTGTCGGTAGTGGCGACATTTTCCTTGGCCAGATCGTATTCCACCTGTGCCATTGCCAGGGCGAAGAAATAGGTCGTTGCCTGTTCGCTCATTTGCTCTACATTATATAATAGCTCTTTCTTGACCTTCTCATATTTCAACGGCTCGATTTTCCGTTCCCATTTGAAAGCGTTATATCCCAATAAATCTTGCTGGTAGCCGAGGCGGATCGGAACCGATGAGAACTGGTTATAGGTCCGGTCGCCGAAATAGCGCATATAATCCAAATCCGTATCCAAATAGAACGTACCGCCTAAGAGGTCGAAATTTTGTTCGATCTCCAATTGCCCGCCCGCATAAAACGATTGTTGTTTTCGATATTCGTCGATATCTGCTTCCGAGTCGTATCGTTGAGTGAAGTAACGGCGGTATTGTGCCGGTGTCAGATTCAGGGTAAGGCTCGGCAGACGGCCTGCCTTGTAGGTCCGGTACTCCCAGTATCCGGCCAGGTACATGTTCTTGTACCGGAAAGCGTCCAGCGAACTGTCTGCTGCCAGTGTGATAGTCCGTTCCAGTGTCAGCGTGAGCTGTGCTTTTCCCGGAAGTACGCATAAGAGCATCAGCAAAGTGATGATGTATCTATAAACGAATTTTCTGTCCATAATTTCTAATTTTCAACTTTCAATTTTTTAATGTCATGTTTGCGATAAATGAACCAGTATATCAGCGGTATGACAAAAAGGCTGACTGCCGTACCGATCAGCATGGCCGAGATCATGGCGATGGAGAGCGGCTTTTGAAGTTCACTACCCATATCGAATGTGAAAAGCAGCGGAACCATTCCGAATATTGTCGTTAATGATGTCATGATGATAGGACGCAGGCGCCGCCGTCCGGCTTCATGTATGGCTTCCATAAGTGGGACTCCTTCTTTGCGGAGTTCGTTGATGGCATCCAGTTTCAGGATGGAGTCGTTGATGATGATACCGCAGGTCACGACGATACCGATGGCGCTCATCAGGTTCATAGTATGGCCGCATATCCACAGTACCAGTAAGGAGGCGGCCACGTCGATCGGGATTTCGAGCAGCACAATGAGCGGTTGCAGGAAACTTTCGAATTGGGCTGCCAGGATGAAATACATCAGCAGGATCGAAATGAACAAAATCACGACCAGTTCGTTCAGCATCTGCCGGTTGGAGAAGAAACTGCCTGAAAAATCAATATCCCAGTCGGTATCAACCTCTTTTTTCACGTCTTCCATCAACTGTCCGGCATTGTCTATATCATAGAAACTGAACGGAATGTATTCTCCGTTTTTCCCTGCCGTGATCGTTTTCAGATCCTCTCCCGGAGTGACACGCACCAGGGATTGCAGCGGGATATATCGTACGTTGCCTTCCGCGTCGGGAACAGTGTTTACCAATGTTTTCTGTAAGACCTCGTTAACCGTTTGTTCTTCCCCGGCCAATGCGATTGGCAGATATTGCTGGTAGGAGCGGAGCGTTGCTACTTCATTCTCCTTGAATGCTGTTTTCAGCAACCGGTATACTTCGTTGTAGTCGACGTTATAAAGCAGAAGTTTCTGCCTGTCTATCGTGATGTTCAACTGGTTGTCGAAGGTGATGCCGACAGGTGTATGCCCTGTTTTCGTCTCGATTTGCTGTTCTATCTTATGCAGGACGGAGGCTTCCGGCGCTTCGGATTTATTGCGGGTGTACAATTCGGCGACAATGTCGGCCTCACCCGTCACAAACAGTTTTTCGAATACCGTTTCGGGAGGTGAGAAGGAGATTACAGCCATCGGATAATGGGCTCTGATCCATTCTTCGACTGACTTCTGCAAAGGAGCGATTCCGTCCGGTTTCTCCGTCTTGAAATACAGTTCACTTTCGGAAACCGACATTTCACGGTCCCGGTTCAACAAGAACTGCTGTTGGCCTACATAGGCCGTGTGTTCTTTCACCTGATTGTCGATAGATGCGAATAACTGGCTGACACGAAACTGATTTTCATCTATGTGGATGTTTTCGTTCCATTCCACATGGGCGATCAGTTCGTTCTGATCAATCTCCGGCATACGGCTTTTCGGTATTTCGTAAAACAGGACAGCACATAGTGGAATTGTAACTGCTGTAAAAATTAAGGTCGCTTTTTTGTGACGGAATATGAAATCGACTCCGGCATCATAGAAACGGTCCAATGTATGCTCTTTCACCAGATTGTTGATCCGCATGTTGAAACCCTTGTGTTTGATATCCGGAATGCTGTATACCAGTTTATAAAGTACCGGCAGCAGCATGATTCCCGTGAAATAGGAAACCATCAGTCCGACGGTGACGGCAAAGGCCTGGTCGAAGAAGATTGCTCCTGCTATTCCGCTCATGAACACAAGTGGGACGAAAACGGCAATCGTTGTAAAAGTGGAACTCAGCATCGGGGTGATTACCTCGGTCGTTCCTTTATTGCAAGCCTCTTCCAGCGAATCCCCGCGTGCCCTGTATTGAGTGATGTTTTCTGTTACGATGATCGAACTGTCGATCATCATACCCAAAGCTAAGATCAGCCCGGAGATAGAAATGATATTCAGTGACATCTTGCAGAGATAGAAAAACAGGAAGCTGATAACCAAGCTTACCACCATACTTAACCCGATTACTGCCGGGCTCTTGATATCCCCTAAGAAAAGGATGGCTACGATACAAATAAAAAGGAATCCCAGCGACAAGTTCTGTTTCAAATTCGAGATGGTATAATCCAGTAATTCCGTTTGGTTACGGCTGATGCTGAAATCGATGTCCGGGTAAACGGAAGCGAAATAATCCGTCACTTCTGCCAATGCCTCTTTCATGTTATCCATATTTTCATCCGCCTGCTTGATTACGGCCAGTGTTACCGCCCGTTTCCCGTTGGAAAGGGAGGCTCCGGTCTCTTTCTCCGGCACGACGGAGATGCGTGCCAAATCTTTCAGTTGGAAGATATGGTTATTTTTCCTGATATAAATATTCTCGACATCTTCCGGTGTGCGCAGCAGTGTCGAGAACTTGATATTGTACTCGTAATAGCCGTCGCGTACGGTCATGCTACCCGGTTCGATATTATTGGATGTCAGTGCCGCCTCCAGGTCGTCGAGCGTGATTTCCGACATTTTCAGCAGTTTCATGTCCGGAACGATCTGCAACTGCCGTTTCAGTACCCCCGTCACATCTACCATCGCCACTTCGGGCAGTTGTTCGATCCGACGTTTGATCACTGTTTCGGCAAATTGGCAAAGGTCGAGGAAAGCGTCGTTTTTTAGTTGAGAGTTGAAAGTTGAAAGTTGAGAGTTGTTTTGTGTAGCCGTTTCACTTTCACCTTTCACCTTTCCACTTTCACCTTTTAAAGTCAAGTTCAGGCAGAACACCGGAATGTCGGTTGCACTGGCTTTGATTACCCGCGGACGTTCTACTTCACGCGGCAGATAGTTCATGGCTGCGTCTATCTTCTCGTTGACCTCGATGAAAGCCAGGTCCGTATTCGTCCCGAAATCGAAGTTGAGGCGTATGATGGCAGCTCCGTCGCGTGTCTCGCTATGGATATCACGCAGGCTGGCAACTTGCATCAATTGTTGGCGGATGGTTTTTACTACTGTGTTTTCCAGTTCGCGTGCCGAAGTATTCTGGCCGGACACCTGTACGGTGATCTCCGGAATTGCAATATCCGGCAACAACGACACCGGAATGGTGAAGTAGGTAACCAGTCCCACGATAAAGCAAGCCGTAAAAGCCATCAATACCGCGATAGGGCGTTGTAGTAGAAACTTTATCATGTATTAGAACTATGATTTATGATTTATAAATTATGATTTATGAATTGTCCATTGTCAATTTTCAATTACCTTGACCGGTGCCTCGTGAGCCAGATTGATGTTGCCGCTTGTGATCACGGTATCCCCTTCTTTCAGGCCGTCGACGATCGTGTAGCTGTCTGCGTTTTCCAACCCTGTATGTACATAGTTCCAGTATGCTTTGTCTTCCGTTAATGTGAATACAACCTGTTTGCCGGAACGGAGTACGACAGCGCTTTTGGGAACGACCAACTGTTTACCCAGCGAACGATGGATACTTACTCGTACATTCATCCCTTCGAACAACTGACCTTTATCGTTTACGGCAGCTTTCACCTGTACCATCCCGTCTTTGTCTACCAGCGGGTTTATTTCGGATATACGGCCGTCAGCCGTGACATCGAACAAGGCAAAAGGAGCTACCTCTACACGATCGCCTGTTTTGATAAGCGGCAGTTCGCTTTCCAAAACTGTGAAAGCGGCTTCCAATGTGCGGGTATCGATAATGGAACAGAAAACATCGGAGGTAGAAGCCGTGTTGAACTGTTTGGCGAACAGGTTAGCGACGACACCCTCGAAAGGGGCGGTCAGGACTGCGTTTCGTTGTTCGTATTCGGCAAGCTGCCAAGAGATCAGTGCCTGGTCATACCCGCTTTTTACCTTGACTAACTGCATGGTTGCGGGCGGTACTTTTGTAGAATCTTCCAGTTTGTAACCCTGTCCGATCAGTACGTCTTGCAGTTCCAGTTTGGCGCGTTCGAGTGCATCTTTGGCTTGCGCTGTCTTGTTGGCAAGGCGGAAGGTAGAGAGTTCTGCGAGCTTTTGCCCTTTCGTCACGCGATCGCCGTTCTTCACATATATCTTGGCGATCGGTTCTGCCGATTCGAATTTTAGGTCGACAAAGTTTCGGGCTGACAGTTTGCCGTTACTGATCAGTTCGTGGTTGAAATCAGTAGTATTCAACTTCATCACCGTCACCTCGTTTGTCTCGTCCGGCAGAACGGTTTCTACGCTTTCTTCGGAATCTTTCTCTTTCTTTTCACCGGAGCAAGACATCATCCCAGTCAGAATCAGTATGGCAAACAATTTGTAGTATTTCATATTTTATTGTTTTTATCAAAGTTGTTTCGCAAATATACAAACATATTTTAGTTACGAGCCTTTCGTAATTACTTTTTTTCTAATATCTTTTTTATTTCCGTTCTCATTTCTCTGACAGCGGTGCTTTCGACCTTCGGTTCTTTGGTCAGTACGGCACCGGCGGCAGCCCGGAATTTATCCTCCTGATAGAACTCTGGCTCTGCATATAGTTTGGCTAACAGATAGTAAGGATACAACCGTTCCGGAAGTATTTCGATGGCCTGAAGCAGTTCCCTTTCCGCTTCCCGGTAGTCACCGAGTGCCTGCCGGTTTTTGGCGATCATATACCGGATCATCGGATCTCCGCTCAGCCGCTTCGCCCGTTCCAAAACCTGTATCGCTTCCGTGTATTGCTCCGTTTTACTGAGGCATTGCGCCTCTTCGAACAAAAATTCCGGTTTATGCTTCAACTTGTCATGCAAGCTGTGGTAATCTTCCGCAACCGATTCATACGCCTTATTGTTATAAAGCATCTGCATCCGTCCCCACCTCCGATAAGCCTCATAGTTCCCTTTCTGCCCGACAAACAGACCTACAGCCGTCAATGCCAGCAAACCGGTCAACAACTTCTCTGCGAAAATCCGTGCCCTCTGCGTCCCCTCTTCCGTTACGCATACCGCCCCCAAAAACATCAGCGCCACCCAAAACGACGGCAACTGCAACGGATAGGACGACATTGCAAACACTACCAGTGCCAACACACCTCCGACCGCTCCATGCTGCCTGTTCCGGATTCCATAGTACATCATGCTCCCCAGCCACGACACGAATACGATCCATCCCCCGATCCCTTGTTCCAGCCCGATCTGCAAATATTCATTGAATGCATATTCGGGGCATCCGGCTACCCGTTTCTCTTTATCGGTCGCCTCCTCCGTCCCGAAATATTGCCCCTGCATTTCAGCATACGCCTCCGGAAACCCTCCCAGACCTGTTCCCGTAACCGGATGTCCGGCT
Proteins encoded in this region:
- a CDS encoding O-antigen ligase family protein, whose translation is MNLKLLHIFLLSTAGIFLLCTPFINMTELANGLVTGKMCWFHLAMLFFSVCVFLMMSTQKGTAITSTFSDLLVLFFAVIVLITYKWSLNPEPEKLLFAGQLVILWFLLRYILTTYRELKFFFLFTLMLTGLVEAVWGMQQLHGHVYSHHSLFRLTGSFFNPGPYSGYLAVVLPVCLWTAMRFQKGMHYFGWVCVGAILVVLPAGMSRSAWVAAVVACGWVYWAERIGWEKTKAIYSRYKNVAVPFFAIVILLAGCAFAGLYGLKRDSADGRLLMWKVTGKAIAGHPVTGTGLGGFPEAYAEMQGQYFGTEEATDKEKRVAGCPEYAFNEYLQIGLEQGIGGWIVFVSWLGSMMYYGIRNRQHGAVGGVLALVVFAMSSYPLQLPSFWVALMFLGAVCVTEEGTQRARIFAEKLLTGLLALTAVGLFVGQKGNYEAYRRWGRMQMLYNNKAYESVAEDYHSLHDKLKHKPEFLFEEAQCLSKTEQYTEAIQVLERAKRLSGDPMIRYMIAKNRQALGDYREAERELLQAIEILPERLYPYYLLAKLYAEPEFYQEDKFRAAAGAVLTKEPKVESTAVREMRTEIKKILEKK